A genomic segment from Luteolibacter ambystomatis encodes:
- the lysA gene encoding diaminopimelate decarboxylase, whose protein sequence is MHGFAYKNGSLFCENVDLQTLAETHGTPLYVYSANTILDHFRRLDQALAGIDHEVAYAVKANSNLSVLRLLAKENAGFDIVSGGELYRVIKAGGDPAHCTFAGVGKTRAEIEYALQQGIYSFNVESEAELRYIDQVAGDLGVVAPVAVRVNPNVDAKTHKYISTGKSENKFGVDFGFIEEVYDRASKELKNVKLRGLQMHIGSQLTSVDPFVEAVKKVAPLATSLKEKHGIEFWSIGGGIGIVYRESLESGAQDWWDKKADAERPLTIEEYGASIMPLIKDLGLNILLEPGRYIVGNAGVLLTHCLYEKKGTAKTFKIVDAGMNDLIRPALYEGHHEIVPLKEPNAERLKVDVVGPICESGDFFCQDRELPDFQPGETVALMSAGAYGFVMASNYNTRPLPAEILVDGSTATVVRKRQTLDDLLVGEL, encoded by the coding sequence ATGCACGGCTTCGCATACAAGAACGGTTCCCTTTTCTGTGAGAACGTCGATCTCCAGACGCTCGCGGAGACCCACGGCACCCCGCTCTACGTTTATTCCGCGAACACCATCCTCGACCATTTCCGCCGCCTCGACCAAGCGCTCGCCGGAATCGACCACGAGGTGGCCTATGCGGTGAAAGCGAACTCGAATCTCTCCGTGCTGCGCCTGCTGGCGAAGGAAAACGCCGGTTTCGACATCGTCTCCGGCGGCGAGCTCTACCGCGTGATCAAGGCCGGTGGCGATCCGGCCCACTGCACCTTCGCCGGTGTCGGCAAGACCCGCGCGGAAATCGAATACGCCCTGCAGCAAGGCATCTACTCCTTCAATGTCGAGAGCGAAGCCGAGCTGCGCTACATCGACCAGGTCGCGGGCGACCTCGGCGTGGTCGCCCCGGTGGCGGTGCGCGTGAACCCGAACGTGGACGCGAAGACCCACAAGTACATCTCCACCGGCAAGTCCGAGAACAAGTTCGGCGTGGACTTCGGCTTCATCGAAGAAGTCTACGACCGCGCCTCCAAGGAACTGAAGAACGTGAAGCTGCGCGGCCTGCAGATGCACATCGGCTCCCAGCTCACCTCCGTCGATCCCTTCGTCGAAGCCGTGAAGAAGGTGGCTCCGCTGGCGACCTCGCTGAAGGAAAAGCACGGCATCGAGTTCTGGTCGATCGGCGGTGGCATTGGCATCGTCTATCGCGAGTCGCTGGAATCCGGCGCGCAGGATTGGTGGGACAAAAAGGCGGACGCGGAGCGCCCGCTGACGATTGAGGAATACGGCGCGTCCATCATGCCTCTCATCAAGGACCTCGGCCTGAATATCCTGCTTGAGCCCGGACGCTACATCGTGGGCAACGCAGGCGTGCTGCTCACCCACTGCCTCTATGAGAAGAAGGGCACCGCAAAGACCTTCAAGATCGTGGACGCCGGCATGAACGACCTGATCCGCCCGGCCCTGTATGAAGGTCATCACGAAATCGTGCCGCTCAAGGAGCCGAACGCCGAACGCCTGAAGGTGGATGTCGTCGGCCCGATCTGCGAGAGCGGGGATTTCTTCTGCCAGGACCGCGAACTGCCGGACTTCCAGCCGGGCGAAACCGTCGCCCTGATGAGCGCCGGTGCCTACGGCTTCGTGATGGCCTCGAACTACAACACCCGCCCGCTGCCAGCCGAGATCCTCGTGGATGGCAGCACGGCCACCGTGGTCCGCAAGCGCCAGACCCTCGACGATCTGCTCGTCGGCGAACTCTGA
- a CDS encoding glutamine synthetase beta-grasp domain-containing protein, whose translation MPKFKLEYIWLDGYTPVPNLRSKTQIKEFESFPTLEQLPNWGFDGSSTQQAEGRSSDCVLKPVAVYPDSTRVNGALVMCEVMMPDGVTPHPSNTRATILDDVGTWFGFEQEYFLYENGKPLGFPKEGYPAPQGEYYTGVGFKNVGDVARQIVEEHLDLCLDAGINHEGINAEVAKGQWEFQIFGKGSKRAADEIWVARYILLRLCESYGLDVEFHCKPVKGDWNGSGMHCNFSTEYMRETGGKEYFEKLMAAFDKNRDEHIAVYGPDNHLRLTGLHETQSIDKFSYGVADRGASIRIPHSFVNNGYKGYLEDRRPNSQGDPYAIAGRVLKTISEVPTA comes from the coding sequence ATGCCCAAGTTCAAATTGGAGTATATCTGGCTCGACGGCTACACCCCCGTTCCGAACCTTCGTAGCAAGACCCAGATCAAGGAGTTCGAATCCTTCCCGACCCTCGAGCAGCTTCCGAACTGGGGCTTCGACGGTTCCTCCACCCAGCAGGCCGAAGGCCGCAGCTCCGACTGCGTGCTCAAGCCCGTCGCCGTTTATCCGGACAGCACCCGCGTCAATGGCGCCCTCGTGATGTGCGAAGTGATGATGCCGGACGGCGTCACCCCGCATCCGTCCAACACCCGTGCCACCATCCTGGATGACGTGGGCACCTGGTTCGGCTTCGAGCAGGAATATTTCCTCTATGAGAACGGCAAGCCCCTCGGTTTCCCGAAGGAAGGCTATCCCGCTCCGCAGGGCGAATACTACACCGGCGTCGGCTTCAAGAACGTTGGTGATGTCGCCCGTCAGATCGTCGAGGAGCACCTCGACCTCTGCCTGGATGCCGGCATCAACCACGAAGGCATCAACGCCGAAGTGGCGAAAGGCCAGTGGGAATTCCAGATCTTCGGCAAGGGCTCGAAGCGCGCCGCCGACGAAATCTGGGTGGCCCGCTACATCCTTCTCCGCCTTTGCGAATCCTACGGCCTTGACGTCGAGTTCCATTGCAAGCCCGTCAAGGGCGACTGGAACGGCTCCGGCATGCACTGCAACTTCTCCACCGAGTACATGCGCGAAACCGGCGGCAAGGAGTACTTCGAGAAGCTCATGGCTGCCTTCGACAAGAACCGCGACGAGCACATCGCCGTTTACGGTCCGGACAACCACCTCCGCCTCACCGGCCTCCACGAGACCCAGTCCATCGACAAGTTCTCCTACGGCGTGGCCGACCGCGGTGCCTCGATCCGCATCCCGCACAGCTTCGTGAACAACGGCTACAAGGGCTACCTCGAAGACCGCCGTCCGAACTCCCAGGGCGACCCATACGCGATCGCCGGCCGCGTGCTCAAGACCATCTCGGAAGTTCCGACCGCCTGA
- a CDS encoding FtsW/RodA/SpoVE family cell cycle protein, producing MIRYCSIVLCIAVALLVGLGLVMLASTSAWVLQEGASPYSFVKKQAVMVVVGVVLAVVAARVPDAPLRKLWPWALAVVCVLLVMCLIPGLGVEIYGSKRWVKMPVVGSFQPSELARVIGVIALAGWFARWQTETRTFWRGFILPGMIIGLPIGLIAIETDVGSALSMSAACATVFFCAGTRLRFLIPVAVLGMSAAYLYVRHDPVRWTRIECWLDPENHKEDQGMQQWRALVAFGNGGPSGVGLGNGTQKFVGKLTFAHIDFIFPEIGEELGLPFTLGVVLCFVLIAVCGIGIASQAKTVFARLSAVGLTCMIVVPAMQNVAVTTACLPNDGLPLPFISYGGSSIVFALAAVGMLVGIHRRGLPEESPELVLGEQKRYAIRL from the coding sequence ATGATCCGCTACTGCTCCATCGTGCTTTGCATCGCCGTTGCCCTGTTGGTGGGCCTCGGTCTCGTGATGCTGGCCAGCACCAGTGCCTGGGTGTTGCAGGAGGGGGCTTCTCCGTACTCGTTCGTCAAGAAACAGGCTGTCATGGTGGTGGTCGGCGTGGTGCTGGCGGTGGTTGCCGCACGGGTGCCGGATGCTCCGCTCCGGAAGCTCTGGCCGTGGGCGCTGGCGGTGGTCTGCGTGCTGCTGGTGATGTGCCTCATTCCCGGGCTGGGCGTGGAGATCTATGGTTCCAAGCGTTGGGTGAAAATGCCGGTTGTCGGCTCGTTCCAGCCCTCGGAACTCGCCCGTGTCATCGGCGTGATCGCCTTGGCCGGTTGGTTCGCCCGCTGGCAGACGGAAACCCGGACGTTCTGGCGGGGCTTCATTCTACCGGGCATGATCATCGGGCTTCCGATCGGGCTGATTGCGATCGAGACCGACGTGGGCTCCGCTCTTTCGATGTCCGCGGCTTGCGCGACGGTCTTTTTCTGCGCGGGCACACGGCTGCGTTTTTTGATACCTGTCGCGGTGCTGGGTATGTCCGCGGCCTATCTCTACGTGCGCCATGATCCGGTGCGATGGACCCGCATCGAGTGCTGGCTCGACCCGGAGAACCACAAGGAAGACCAGGGGATGCAGCAGTGGCGCGCCTTGGTGGCTTTTGGAAATGGCGGACCCTCCGGCGTCGGCTTGGGCAATGGCACCCAGAAATTCGTCGGCAAGCTGACCTTCGCCCACATCGACTTCATTTTCCCGGAGATCGGTGAGGAACTGGGCCTGCCCTTCACGCTGGGTGTGGTGCTTTGTTTCGTGCTGATCGCCGTTTGCGGGATCGGCATCGCTTCCCAGGCGAAAACCGTCTTCGCCCGACTATCGGCGGTAGGGCTCACGTGCATGATCGTGGTCCCGGCGATGCAGAACGTGGCCGTGACCACTGCCTGCCTGCCGAATGACGGCCTGCCGCTGCCCTTCATTTCCTACGGCGGCTCCAGCATCGTTTTCGCCCTCGCGGCGGTCGGGATGCTGGTGGGGATCCATCGGCGCGGGTTGCCGGAGGAGTCTCCGGAGCTGGTGTTGGGAGAGCAGAAGCGCTACGCGATCCGGCTCTGA
- a CDS encoding PP2C family protein-serine/threonine phosphatase, whose amino-acid sequence MEQDPATLPPASLRWSGMTHPGRFRANNEDAFLALTFDAREFHYLGKTGQASLAQSDYVFAVSDGMGGAKSGEFASRIAVEKITRLLPKSFGMAAQHLDAGFEDVLATLFDSIHGAILDLGRHYEECQGMGATLSLAWFMPGWMCFCHIGDSRIYYLPKDGDSIQITHDHSHVGWQRRMGKINEREARSHPQRHALSQALGGGQKNIDPHIGRVACQPGDRFLICSDGLVDGLWDRRMTELARGELDASRLVLESVMESGRDNTTALLIEIEE is encoded by the coding sequence ATGGAACAAGATCCGGCCACCCTCCCACCCGCCAGCCTCCGCTGGTCCGGCATGACCCACCCCGGGAGGTTCCGGGCGAACAATGAAGACGCCTTCCTCGCCCTCACCTTCGATGCCCGGGAGTTCCACTATCTGGGCAAAACCGGCCAGGCCTCCCTGGCGCAATCGGACTACGTCTTCGCCGTTAGCGACGGCATGGGCGGGGCGAAATCCGGCGAATTCGCCAGCAGGATCGCGGTGGAAAAAATCACCCGCCTGCTGCCAAAAAGCTTCGGGATGGCGGCCCAGCACCTGGACGCCGGGTTCGAGGACGTGCTGGCCACCCTCTTCGACAGCATCCACGGCGCGATCCTCGATCTGGGCCGCCACTATGAAGAATGCCAGGGCATGGGAGCCACCCTCAGTCTGGCGTGGTTCATGCCGGGCTGGATGTGTTTCTGTCACATCGGGGACAGCCGGATTTATTACCTGCCGAAAGACGGGGATTCCATACAGATCACCCACGATCACTCCCACGTCGGCTGGCAGCGCCGTATGGGTAAAATCAACGAGCGCGAGGCCCGCTCCCACCCCCAGCGCCACGCTCTATCCCAAGCGCTTGGCGGCGGGCAAAAGAACATCGATCCGCATATCGGCCGGGTGGCCTGCCAGCCCGGCGACCGCTTCCTGATCTGCTCGGACGGCCTCGTGGACGGCCTCTGGGACCGCCGCATGACCGAGCTGGCCCGCGGCGAACTGGACGCCTCCCGGCTGGTGTTGGAGTCCGTGATGGAATCCGGACGGGACAATACGACCGCACTGCTGATCGAGATCGAGGAATGA
- a CDS encoding type II secretion system protein GspG: MKNSNPAGRRGFTLVEMLAVVAIIVILAALVVGGMKYATEKTNTNKAKIQVALLSSAIEQYKIDTGSYPASQNPTGENESANLRKLLFLDGKDDTNKVKKIYLTELEETSKQGWITGTGDTAKITDPWGNEYRYRSGKAAANQDFDVWSVGKDGKTKEDEPKAKESIDDIRNSN, encoded by the coding sequence ATGAAAAATAGCAATCCCGCGGGACGCAGGGGCTTCACCCTCGTCGAAATGCTTGCCGTGGTCGCGATCATCGTGATCCTGGCCGCGCTGGTGGTCGGTGGCATGAAATACGCCACCGAAAAGACCAATACGAACAAGGCCAAGATCCAGGTCGCCCTGCTGTCCTCGGCCATCGAGCAATACAAGATCGACACCGGTTCCTATCCGGCGTCGCAAAACCCGACCGGCGAGAACGAATCCGCCAATCTGCGGAAGCTGCTCTTCCTGGATGGCAAGGACGACACCAACAAGGTCAAGAAGATCTACCTTACCGAACTGGAGGAAACCTCCAAGCAGGGGTGGATCACCGGTACCGGGGACACGGCGAAGATCACCGATCCTTGGGGCAATGAGTATCGCTACCGCTCGGGCAAGGCGGCGGCGAACCAGGACTTCGATGTCTGGTCCGTTGGCAAGGACGGCAAGACCAAGGAGGACGAGCCGAAAGCCAAGGAAAGCATCGACGATATCCGGAACTCGAACTGA
- a CDS encoding type II secretion system F family protein, whose product MANFQYKALDAKGEETIGAIQASTDAEAIQILRGQGLYPTQVVEEGKGKIAQSKGKTAAKSKAKAAPKAVKGKVGGRIKPKVLMIFTRQLATLIDAGLPLLRGLTVLAKQEPNPVLKATVNALADSVQGGSTFSESLAQHPKIFNKLYVNMVKAGELGGVLEIVLQRLAEYQEKAHKLKNKIVSAMVYPVIVMFIAVAILVFLMLFIVPKFKEMFSDMPGAELPTISKIVFGFSEWMLARPFVLPNAVFIFLIIGAIAFGFQMWGRTKNGRNIIDNLKLKAPIFGDIQRKSAIARFSRTLGTLVTSGVPILQALNITRDTAGNVVVSQAIEKVYEAVKEGESIVTPLSASSVFPAMVISMVDVGEETGQLPEMLLKVAEVYDDEVDNAVTALTSILEPIMIVILALVVGCVVFALFLPLIKVIQNLGQSS is encoded by the coding sequence ATGGCCAATTTCCAATACAAAGCCCTTGATGCCAAAGGTGAAGAGACCATCGGCGCGATCCAGGCGTCCACCGATGCCGAAGCCATCCAAATCCTGCGCGGACAAGGCCTCTATCCCACCCAGGTGGTGGAAGAAGGAAAGGGCAAGATCGCCCAGTCCAAAGGCAAGACCGCTGCCAAGAGCAAGGCCAAGGCGGCTCCGAAGGCCGTGAAAGGCAAGGTCGGCGGCCGCATCAAGCCGAAGGTCCTCATGATCTTCACCCGCCAGCTTGCGACGCTCATCGATGCCGGCCTGCCGCTGCTCCGTGGTCTGACCGTGTTGGCCAAGCAGGAACCGAACCCTGTCCTCAAGGCCACTGTCAACGCCCTCGCCGATTCCGTGCAGGGTGGTTCCACCTTCTCCGAATCGCTGGCCCAGCACCCGAAGATCTTCAACAAGCTCTACGTAAACATGGTCAAGGCCGGTGAGCTCGGCGGTGTGCTGGAAATCGTCCTCCAGCGTCTCGCGGAGTACCAGGAAAAGGCCCACAAGCTGAAGAACAAGATCGTCTCCGCCATGGTTTACCCGGTGATCGTCATGTTCATCGCGGTGGCGATTCTGGTGTTCCTGATGTTGTTCATCGTTCCGAAATTCAAGGAGATGTTCAGCGACATGCCTGGTGCCGAGCTTCCGACCATCTCGAAAATCGTCTTCGGCTTCTCCGAGTGGATGCTGGCTCGTCCGTTCGTGTTGCCGAATGCGGTGTTCATCTTCCTCATCATCGGTGCCATCGCCTTCGGCTTCCAGATGTGGGGGCGCACCAAGAACGGCCGCAACATCATCGACAACCTCAAGCTCAAGGCGCCGATTTTCGGTGATATCCAGCGCAAGAGCGCCATCGCCCGTTTCTCCCGCACGCTCGGCACTCTGGTGACTTCCGGTGTGCCGATCCTCCAGGCGCTCAACATCACCCGTGACACCGCTGGCAACGTGGTCGTCTCCCAGGCCATCGAAAAGGTCTATGAAGCGGTGAAAGAAGGGGAATCCATCGTGACCCCGCTCTCCGCATCGAGCGTGTTCCCGGCGATGGTGATTTCGATGGTGGACGTCGGTGAAGAAACCGGTCAGCTCCCCGAGATGCTTCTCAAGGTCGCGGAAGTGTATGACGACGAAGTGGACAACGCCGTGACCGCCCTCACCTCCATCCTCGAGCCGATCATGATCGTGATTCTGGCGTTGGTGGTCGGTTGCGTTGTATTTGCATTGTTCCTACCGCTGATTAAGGTGATCCAGAACCTGGGCCAAAGCTCCTGA
- a CDS encoding GspE/PulE family protein — protein sequence MFSNEEYLAQLLIESGMVSEDDVAQARLALSGRETLIERLLSQGTVTQETVAQVLASNAGLPYVDLESFSFEPTITESVPDDIARRYNVIPVQDDGYYLTLGVADPLNFEVMDSLPHVLGREMNFVCGTHHAITNCLRQFYGVDTSSAVSDLTLPEDEASSADAPIIKLVYQILTEAMRLKVSDIHIEPMETSVRIRYRMDGKLVEVDNHPKKLLPAIIARLKVMSGTMSIAEKRLPQDGRIQLKLAEKEVDLRVSSVPSNHGESIVMRILDKSALVLGLPQLGFFSDDQATFEKLITLPDGIILVTGPTGSGKTTTLYGCLNVINKPDKKIITVEDPVEYELAGINQVMVRTDIGMTFAAALRAMLRQAPNIVMIGEIRDAETANIAINASLTGHLVFSTLHTNDAPGAVARLADIGVKRFLIASAVRAVMAQRLVRKLCPNCKAPVDLTEKEMRALNVDASRTASATIFGPVGCEKCRGGGHKGRMGIFEIFEIDDEARHMINAELTTMQLRRRARELGMRTLREDGIRKVLAGLTSAQEVIHATMADAE from the coding sequence GTGTTTTCCAACGAAGAATATCTCGCCCAATTGCTGATCGAGTCCGGCATGGTGAGCGAAGATGACGTCGCCCAGGCACGTCTCGCTCTTTCCGGTCGCGAAACCCTCATCGAGAGGCTGTTGAGCCAAGGCACTGTGACTCAGGAAACCGTGGCGCAGGTGCTGGCGTCAAACGCCGGGCTTCCCTACGTTGACTTGGAGTCGTTTTCTTTCGAGCCGACCATCACCGAATCGGTGCCGGACGATATCGCCCGCCGCTACAACGTGATTCCGGTGCAGGACGACGGCTACTATCTCACCCTCGGGGTGGCCGATCCGCTCAATTTCGAGGTGATGGACAGCCTGCCGCACGTCCTCGGCCGCGAGATGAACTTCGTGTGCGGCACCCACCACGCGATCACCAACTGTCTGCGCCAGTTCTATGGCGTGGATACCAGCAGCGCCGTCTCGGACCTCACCCTTCCCGAAGACGAAGCCAGCAGCGCCGATGCGCCGATCATCAAGCTGGTTTATCAGATCCTCACCGAGGCCATGCGCCTCAAGGTGTCCGACATCCACATCGAGCCGATGGAGACCTCCGTCCGCATCCGCTACCGCATGGACGGCAAGCTGGTGGAAGTGGACAATCACCCGAAGAAGCTGCTCCCTGCCATCATCGCCCGTCTGAAGGTGATGAGCGGCACCATGAGCATCGCGGAAAAGCGTCTGCCGCAGGACGGACGTATCCAGCTCAAGTTGGCGGAAAAAGAGGTCGACCTCCGCGTTTCCTCGGTGCCTTCGAATCATGGCGAATCGATCGTCATGCGTATTCTCGACAAGTCCGCGCTCGTGCTCGGCCTGCCGCAGCTCGGGTTCTTCTCGGACGACCAGGCGACCTTCGAAAAGCTCATTACCCTTCCAGACGGCATCATTCTGGTCACCGGCCCCACGGGTTCCGGCAAAACCACCACGCTCTACGGCTGCTTGAACGTCATCAACAAGCCGGACAAGAAGATCATCACCGTGGAAGACCCGGTCGAGTATGAGCTCGCCGGCATCAACCAGGTCATGGTGCGCACCGATATCGGCATGACCTTCGCCGCCGCGCTGCGAGCCATGCTCCGCCAGGCGCCGAACATCGTCATGATCGGGGAAATTCGAGACGCCGAGACCGCGAACATCGCGATCAACGCGTCCCTCACCGGTCACTTGGTGTTCTCCACGCTCCACACCAATGATGCCCCCGGTGCCGTGGCCCGTCTCGCGGACATCGGCGTGAAGCGCTTCCTCATCGCCTCCGCCGTGCGCGCGGTGATGGCCCAGCGCCTCGTCCGCAAGCTCTGCCCGAACTGCAAGGCCCCGGTTGACCTGACCGAAAAGGAAATGCGGGCGCTGAATGTGGATGCCTCCCGCACCGCCTCCGCCACCATCTTCGGACCGGTGGGTTGCGAGAAGTGCCGCGGCGGTGGCCACAAAGGCCGTATGGGCATCTTCGAAATTTTCGAGATCGATGACGAAGCCCGTCATATGATCAATGCTGAACTGACCACCATGCAGCTCCGGCGCCGCGCGCGGGAACTCGGCATGCGAACCCTCCGCGAAGACGGCATCCGCAAGGTGCTGGCGGGTCTCACCTCCGCCCAGGAGGTGATCCACGCCACCATGGCCGACGCCGAATGA
- a CDS encoding DMT family transporter: protein MPPLLQLHFLVVLLAATAILGRLISLPAPALVTWRTLLAAIGAAIFMKLVRKRPLRVPAKQLAGLLGIGAIIGLHWVCFFGAIQLSNISISLAGMATISLFTAFTEPLLEKRAIRPLEVGLGLLIVAGLAMVAGFERGHWLGLLVALGAAFLASIFPVLNRRVVNTSGLDTQAMVAWEMLGANVTVLVLVLLPVLTGHLSDPATAYRDLFAFHGLDWLWLLVLAWACTVFAHGFHIHLLRSLSAYTSNLAINFEPVYGILAAGLMFGEFKDLHAGFYAGTVTIVAANLLHALVPVWRRKRGVE, encoded by the coding sequence ATGCCTCCCCTTCTCCAACTTCATTTCCTCGTCGTGCTGCTGGCCGCCACGGCCATCCTTGGCAGGCTGATCTCGCTGCCTGCTCCGGCCTTGGTCACGTGGCGCACGCTGCTGGCGGCGATCGGCGCGGCGATTTTCATGAAGCTGGTGCGGAAGCGGCCGCTGCGCGTGCCTGCGAAACAACTCGCCGGGCTGCTCGGCATCGGCGCGATCATCGGACTGCACTGGGTGTGCTTCTTCGGTGCGATCCAGCTCTCGAACATCTCGATCAGCCTCGCGGGCATGGCCACCATCTCGCTCTTCACGGCCTTCACCGAACCGCTGTTGGAGAAGCGTGCGATCCGGCCGCTGGAAGTCGGACTCGGATTGTTGATTGTCGCAGGCTTGGCGATGGTCGCGGGCTTCGAGCGCGGACACTGGCTCGGACTGTTGGTGGCACTCGGCGCGGCCTTCCTGGCCTCGATCTTCCCCGTGCTCAACCGCCGCGTGGTCAACACCAGCGGACTCGATACCCAGGCGATGGTCGCATGGGAAATGCTGGGCGCGAACGTGACGGTGCTGGTGCTGGTGCTGCTGCCGGTCCTGACCGGACACCTCTCCGACCCCGCCACCGCCTACCGGGATCTGTTCGCCTTCCACGGCCTCGACTGGCTGTGGCTGCTGGTGCTGGCGTGGGCATGCACGGTCTTCGCGCACGGGTTCCACATCCATCTGCTGCGCAGCCTGAGCGCCTACACCAGCAATCTGGCGATCAACTTCGAGCCGGTGTATGGCATCCTCGCCGCGGGGCTGATGTTCGGCGAGTTCAAGGACCTGCACGCGGGCTTCTACGCAGGTACGGTGACCATCGTAGCCGCCAACCTCCTTCACGCGCTCGTGCCCGTCTGGCGGCGCAAGCGCGGGGTGGAATGA
- a CDS encoding GspE/PulE family protein has translation MDNTQLIELFQSRGLIDRSLAQDILAEIDTSGKEPAEILADYQVINHRDDVWPVVASELGAEMVDLRNWTPPAELLALVPAGTARLHGALPVHFDQNGIHIALVDPLNPQTVEDLRFTLGREVVLVIAPDYLVEEKLNECYGGEGKAMEDLLAQLKIGGDSNMSQADLEAEANSAPIIRYVDLVMYQAIKEKASDIHFEPFEKDFKIRYRVDGALYEMAPPPQHLAIPILSRVKVMSNMNIAERRVPQDGRIVKQVGDKQVDMRVSSLPTQHGESIVLRILDRSSVNLSLENLGLPPHIYEYIGETIEKPNGIFIVTGPTGAGKTTTLYAALRRINTIDHKLLTAEDPVEYDMDGIVQIPVNEAIGLTFPRILRAFLRQDPDRIMVGEMRDLDTAQIAIQASLTGHLVLSTLHTNDAAGAMTRLVDMGCEPFLVAASLEGVLAQRLVRTICKECRAPYEPTEAILSQLGVSPHELGDKAFYTGRGCSICGQTGYKGRRGLYELLDVTEPIRELITERKPSVVIKQKAVELGMNTLREDGLRNIYNGATTIEEVLKYT, from the coding sequence ATGGACAACACCCAGCTTATCGAACTTTTCCAGTCGCGCGGCCTCATCGACCGCTCGCTCGCCCAGGACATCCTCGCTGAGATCGACACCAGCGGCAAGGAACCTGCCGAAATCCTCGCCGACTATCAGGTCATCAATCATCGCGATGATGTCTGGCCTGTGGTCGCCTCCGAGCTTGGCGCGGAGATGGTGGACCTCCGCAACTGGACTCCGCCTGCGGAGCTCCTGGCGCTGGTCCCCGCCGGTACCGCCCGCCTTCACGGCGCGCTTCCCGTTCACTTCGACCAGAACGGCATCCACATCGCGCTCGTAGATCCGCTCAATCCGCAGACTGTTGAAGACCTGCGCTTCACCCTCGGCCGCGAGGTCGTGCTGGTGATCGCCCCGGACTATCTCGTCGAGGAAAAGCTCAACGAGTGCTACGGCGGCGAAGGCAAGGCGATGGAGGATCTTCTCGCCCAGCTCAAGATTGGCGGTGACTCGAACATGAGCCAGGCCGACCTCGAGGCCGAGGCGAACTCCGCGCCGATCATCCGCTACGTGGACCTGGTGATGTATCAGGCCATCAAGGAAAAGGCTTCGGACATTCACTTCGAGCCCTTCGAGAAGGACTTCAAGATCCGCTACCGCGTGGACGGCGCGCTTTATGAAATGGCGCCACCGCCGCAGCATCTGGCGATCCCGATCCTTTCCCGCGTGAAGGTGATGTCGAACATGAACATCGCCGAGCGCCGCGTGCCGCAGGACGGACGCATCGTGAAGCAGGTCGGCGACAAGCAGGTGGACATGCGCGTTTCCTCGCTGCCCACCCAGCACGGTGAATCGATCGTGCTCCGTATTCTCGACCGCTCCTCGGTGAACCTCTCGCTCGAGAACCTGGGCCTGCCACCGCACATCTACGAGTACATCGGTGAGACCATCGAGAAGCCGAACGGTATCTTCATCGTCACTGGTCCCACCGGTGCCGGCAAGACCACCACGCTCTACGCCGCGCTGCGCCGCATCAACACCATCGACCACAAGCTCCTCACCGCCGAGGATCCGGTCGAGTATGACATGGACGGCATCGTCCAGATCCCGGTGAACGAGGCGATCGGCCTGACTTTCCCGCGCATCCTGCGTGCCTTCCTCCGCCAGGACCCGGACCGCATCATGGTGGGGGAAATGCGAGACTTGGATACCGCCCAGATCGCCATCCAGGCGTCGTTGACCGGTCACTTGGTGCTCTCCACCCTTCACACCAACGATGCCGCCGGTGCCATGACCCGTCTGGTGGACATGGGCTGCGAGCCGTTCCTGGTCGCCGCTTCGCTGGAAGGCGTGCTTGCCCAGCGTCTGGTCCGCACCATCTGCAAGGAATGCCGCGCTCCGTATGAACCCACCGAGGCGATCCTCTCGCAGCTCGGCGTCTCCCCGCACGAGCTGGGTGACAAGGCGTTCTACACCGGTCGTGGCTGCTCCATTTGTGGCCAGACCGGCTACAAGGGCCGCCGCGGCCTCTACGAGCTTCTCGATGTGACCGAGCCGATCCGCGAACTGATCACCGAGCGCAAACCCAGCGTGGTGATCAAGCAGAAGGCTGTCGAACTGGGCATGAACACCTTGCGCGAGGACGGCCTCCGCAACATCTACAACGGTGCGACGACCATCGAAGAAGTGCTGAAATACACCTGA